The following are encoded together in the Tursiops truncatus isolate mTurTru1 chromosome 10, mTurTru1.mat.Y, whole genome shotgun sequence genome:
- the FAM217A gene encoding protein FAM217A produces MLPKEHRDFKKSSVETGCNVTSNRIRLFAVNHSLTSASVDKPVGSYPALQTPLSHCWPYADGDFFKDRNEPHINLCSTLGNNSGELLTAPNWNLKYGNSSVEENLTDESDLSENEKANDTLLSYFKKMDLNLKPETIENVEDSFTEEPSEVFPYPDFLPPPFNTLDLHKLAISKSENWKMTVEPLDSSLEHLVACLLDLERLQRMTIQRERPRLQTSFCAPLATERPSSSKAVPRMRQPRPSDSGGLQTTCVEKSHEERKTNSGSCKLGYNAPKWNCSRAGKYKWNSRPALKTSPTTKQVIAAYDDFKNPKVSILNPRGELSEEPASAETARVLVKMLSTRCLPPKSPTPVSPVPLSFPENQREEIKAPPRTGKKLYRKDMVPNRPFYIQKLNC; encoded by the exons ATGCTCCCAAAAGAACACAG gGATTTCAAAAAATCTTCAGTGGAAACTGGCTGTAATGTGACCAGTAATCGCATAAGGCTCTTCGCTGTGAACCACTCACTAACAAGTGCTTCAGTGGACAAGCCAGTTGGCTCCTACCCTGCCCTGCAGACGCCATTAAGTCACTGCTGGCCTTATGCTGATGGAGACTTTTTTAAGGACAGAAATGAGCCTCATATTAATTTATGCTCAACTCTAGGAAACAACAGTGGCGAACTTTTAACTGCGCCAAATTGGAATCTGAAGTATGGAAACAGCAGTGTGGAAGAAAATTTAACAGATGAAAGTGAtttatcagaaaatgaaaaagcaaacgATACTTTACtcagctattttaaaaagatggaccTGAACTTAAAGCcagaaacaatagaaaatgtTGAAGACTCTTTCACAGAAGAACCAAGTGAAGTATTTCCATATCCTGATTTTCTTCCCCCTCCGTTCAATACCCTGGACTTGCACAAATTAGCCATCTCAAAATCTGAAAATTGGAAAATGACAGTGGAGCCTCTAGACAGCTCTCTGGAACATTTGGTAGCTTGTTTACTGGACTTAGAGAGATTGCAGCGCATGACTATTCAAAGAGAACGGCCGAGACTGCAGACTTCCTTCTGTGCTCCCTTAGCCACCGAACGACCCTCTTCCTCCAAAGCTGTACCCAGAATGAGACAGCCCAGACCTTCCGACTCTGGGGGTCTTCAGACAACTTGTGTAGAGAAAAGTCACGAGGAAAGGAAAACCAATTCTGGTTCTTGCAAGCTTGGATACAATGCTCCCAAGTGGAATTGCAGCCGTGCTGGGAAATACAAGTGGAACTCTAGACCAGCTCTGAAAACCTCACCCACCACAAAACAGGTGATTGCAGCTTACGACGACTTTAAGAACCCCAAGGTCTCCATTTTAAACCCACGCGGAGAACTGTCAGAAGAGCCTGCTTCTGCCGAGACAGCTCGGGTGCTGGTCAAAATGCTCTCAACCAGATGCCTGCCACCAAAGTCTCCTACACCAGTCTCACCTGTACCTCTGTCTTTTCCTGAAAATCAGAGGGAAGAAATTAAGGCACCACCAAGGACCGGAAAGAAACTTTACCGAAAAGACATGGTACCGAACAGACCATTCTATATTCAGAAGCTAAACTGTTAA